One genomic segment of Paenibacillus xylanexedens includes these proteins:
- a CDS encoding YolD-like family protein, with product MSKKLEANGLWESSRMMLPQHKERIIQHRTQIHYQAKPLIHEDEWEIIAQHIDMSLNYTLQATFEVFHEWGNRYIHGIVTSVSTFGKKIKIELENGFEWVDFDQLVAVKLEEGGV from the coding sequence ATGAGCAAAAAACTGGAGGCCAATGGATTATGGGAATCGAGCCGCATGATGCTTCCACAACATAAAGAACGAATTATACAGCATCGTACTCAAATTCATTATCAAGCGAAACCGCTGATCCATGAAGATGAGTGGGAGATTATTGCTCAACATATAGACATGTCGCTCAATTATACGTTGCAAGCCACCTTTGAAGTGTTTCATGAGTGGGGCAATCGGTATATACACGGGATCGTCACTTCAGTCAGTACCTTCGGAAAGAAAATCAAAATTGAATTGGAGAATGGATTTGAATGGGTCGATTTTGATCAATTGGTCGCTGTAAAATTGGAAGAAGGAGGCGTGTAA